A part of Arthrobacter dokdonellae genomic DNA contains:
- a CDS encoding YgjP-like metallopeptidase domain-containing protein, whose protein sequence is MSDQLAPAHQDPRRTPIGRGTPGPLGDSLSRHRASNGAPVVVRRTRRRKNGLSAFWEGGRAVIAVPSRLSLEDEQYWVPHMVSRLEGDTRARTAGGRRRAPESDDALMRRCRALSARYLGSRAVPESVRWVTNQNGRWGSCTHARKTIRISHHVKGMPEWVLDYVLLHELAHLIHPNHSAGFWAELDSYAEQERAKAFLDGASFASARNIQGMGADMDDGGPDSDIDGGELTAGGSGTTGGPPPGQLF, encoded by the coding sequence ATGTCAGATCAGCTTGCACCCGCGCACCAGGATCCCCGGCGGACCCCGATTGGGCGCGGCACGCCCGGACCCCTGGGGGACTCCCTCTCAAGACACCGGGCATCCAACGGCGCACCGGTGGTGGTGCGGCGCACCCGGCGGCGCAAGAACGGCCTTTCCGCCTTCTGGGAAGGAGGCCGCGCCGTGATCGCGGTGCCGTCGCGCCTGAGCCTTGAGGATGAGCAGTATTGGGTGCCGCACATGGTTTCACGGCTGGAAGGCGACACGCGCGCCCGGACGGCCGGAGGCCGCCGTCGGGCCCCCGAGAGCGACGACGCACTCATGCGCCGCTGCCGGGCCCTTTCCGCAAGGTATCTGGGATCGCGGGCGGTGCCGGAATCCGTGAGGTGGGTGACCAACCAAAACGGACGCTGGGGATCGTGCACGCATGCCCGCAAGACCATCCGCATTTCACATCATGTCAAGGGCATGCCCGAATGGGTTCTGGACTACGTCCTGCTGCACGAACTGGCCCACCTGATCCACCCCAACCACAGCGCCGGATTCTGGGCGGAACTTGACAGTTATGCCGAGCAGGAGCGGGCCAAGGCCTTTTTGGATGGCGCGTCCTTCGCCTCTGCCCGCAACATCCAGGGCATGGGCGCCGACATGGACGACGGCGGCCCCGACTCGGACATCGACGGCGGCGAACTCACCGCCGGGGGATCGGGGACGACGGGTGGGCCGCCACCAGGACAGCTGTTCTGA
- a CDS encoding TOMM precursor leader peptide-binding protein — protein sequence MTTINPGLRMVTRGAGSIQIGVGPGGTIVDGLQPADLRFIEALRQGTPDGQALATARACGLDEARAKDICASLRGVLVSDGELRTQGFRAERLRPEHSSLLGLHRGSSRGYMDRRERGVVHVIGLGRTGAALALALASAGVGTVLLEDDSPVSAVDVSPGSFRLADIGLPRSAAVRRHLLALDPRCHAHVVHAGGSGAPDMRCLDLAVVVAHDAVGAATSARFMSTDRPHLVVLVREQDGVVGPLVLPGDTACAECVERHRGANDPLWLQMCEELAKGGGPLQEPGAQHGGLEDAALSTALAGTAAAQTLLFLDAVNRPSAWSAVLTFHRDNGRWSREEFTAHPGCGCQLQRHALETIARTASP from the coding sequence ATGACGACGATCAATCCCGGACTTCGCATGGTCACGAGGGGTGCCGGGAGCATACAAATCGGTGTGGGGCCCGGCGGCACCATCGTCGACGGTCTCCAGCCGGCAGACCTGCGATTCATCGAGGCGCTGCGGCAGGGCACGCCTGACGGCCAGGCCCTGGCGACCGCCCGGGCATGCGGGCTGGACGAGGCACGGGCCAAGGACATTTGTGCCAGCCTGCGCGGCGTCCTCGTCAGCGACGGCGAGCTGCGCACGCAGGGCTTCCGGGCGGAGCGCCTCCGGCCGGAACATTCCTCCTTGCTCGGCCTGCACCGGGGATCAAGCCGCGGCTACATGGACAGGCGGGAACGCGGCGTCGTCCACGTCATTGGGCTCGGGCGCACGGGTGCGGCGCTGGCACTGGCGCTGGCCAGCGCGGGCGTGGGAACCGTCCTGCTCGAAGATGACAGTCCCGTCTCCGCGGTCGACGTCAGCCCCGGTTCATTCAGGCTCGCGGACATTGGCCTGCCGCGGTCGGCCGCCGTCCGTAGGCACCTTTTGGCGCTGGATCCCCGCTGCCATGCGCATGTTGTGCACGCCGGCGGCTCCGGGGCGCCGGACATGCGTTGCCTGGACTTGGCCGTGGTGGTGGCCCACGACGCCGTCGGCGCGGCGACGTCGGCCCGCTTCATGAGCACCGACAGGCCCCACCTCGTCGTGCTGGTGCGGGAGCAGGACGGCGTTGTGGGGCCGCTGGTCCTGCCGGGCGACACAGCCTGTGCGGAGTGCGTGGAACGCCACCGCGGCGCCAACGATCCCTTATGGCTCCAGATGTGCGAAGAGCTCGCGAAGGGCGGGGGGCCACTGCAGGAGCCGGGCGCGCAGCACGGCGGCCTGGAGGATGCCGCCCTGTCGACGGCCCTCGCCGGCACGGCGGCCGCCCAGACACTGCTCTTCCTCGACGCCGTCAACCGGCCCAGCGCATGGTCCGCCGTCCTGACGTTCCACCGGGACAATGGCCGCTGGAGCAGGGAAGAGTTCACGGCGCACCCGGGATGCGGCTGCCAGCTGCAGCGTCATGCGCTGGAGACGATCGCCAGAACGGCCTCGCCGTAG
- a CDS encoding ATP-dependent DNA helicase UvrD2, translated as MTGLPVMDERTAEERILAGLDDEQRTVATTLTGPLCVLAGAGTGKTRAITHRIAYGVHTGVYNPNRLLAVTFTARAAAEMRTRLRDLGVGTVQARTFHAAALRQLQYFWPHAVGGQLPGLLEHKAQIIGEAARRLRLPTDRAAIRDLAAEVEWAKVSMLTPETYLAKAQDRGEPGGLDTVAVGRLFQAYEDVKADRNLIDFEDVLLITVGILQEDARVAATVRDQYRHFVVDEYQDVSPLQQRMLDLWLGGREELCVVGDASQTIYSFTGATPRHLLDFPARYPAANVVRLVRDYRSTPQVVGLANSLLANRRSGGLAADALWSAPLQLLAQRPGGPSPEFLECSDDEAEAAAVAARIKILIDHGTPASEIAVLFRTNGQSEAYEQALSRAGVGYQLRGGERFFARKEVRDGILQLRAASRAAEDEPLGQLVRDILGNLGWQAEAPTGGGAVRERWESLSALVALADDLVGSRSTPEHAFTLVDFVAELTERASAQHAPTVQGVTLASLHSAKGLEWDAVFLVGLSEGLMPISFADTPETVDEERRLLYVGVTRAREFLNFSWSTARTPGGRANRRPSRFLDGLRPNSTGGGPAGQRQTTARKPRKTAAPSVCRACGKVLTTGAERKLGRCSTCPAGYDEAVFEELRAWRLKEAASAEVPAFVVFTDATLMAIAEAAPEDLQALSALPGVGPSKLERYGEAVLAIVSSA; from the coding sequence ATGACCGGCCTGCCGGTCATGGACGAACGCACCGCCGAGGAACGCATTCTGGCCGGGCTCGACGACGAGCAGCGCACCGTGGCCACCACGTTGACGGGGCCGCTCTGTGTCCTGGCGGGCGCCGGGACCGGCAAGACGCGCGCCATCACCCACCGGATCGCCTACGGCGTGCACACCGGCGTCTACAATCCCAACCGCCTCCTGGCCGTCACCTTCACGGCCCGGGCTGCGGCGGAAATGCGCACACGGCTGCGCGATCTCGGCGTCGGGACCGTGCAGGCCCGTACCTTCCACGCCGCGGCGCTGCGCCAGCTGCAGTATTTCTGGCCCCACGCCGTCGGCGGCCAGCTGCCGGGACTGCTTGAGCACAAGGCCCAGATCATTGGCGAGGCCGCCCGCAGGCTGCGCCTGCCCACGGACCGGGCCGCCATCCGCGACCTCGCCGCCGAGGTCGAATGGGCAAAGGTCTCGATGCTGACGCCGGAAACCTATCTGGCCAAGGCCCAGGACAGGGGCGAGCCGGGGGGCCTGGACACGGTCGCCGTCGGACGCCTCTTCCAGGCGTATGAAGACGTCAAGGCGGACCGGAACCTCATCGACTTTGAGGACGTGCTGCTGATCACCGTCGGCATCCTGCAGGAGGACGCGCGCGTGGCGGCCACCGTCAGGGACCAGTACCGGCACTTTGTGGTGGACGAGTACCAGGACGTTTCCCCGCTGCAGCAGCGCATGCTTGACCTGTGGCTGGGCGGCCGGGAGGAACTGTGCGTGGTCGGCGACGCCAGCCAGACGATCTACTCCTTCACGGGCGCCACCCCGCGGCACCTGCTGGATTTCCCGGCGCGCTACCCTGCGGCCAATGTGGTGCGGCTGGTCCGCGACTACCGTTCCACGCCCCAGGTGGTGGGCTTGGCCAACTCGCTGCTGGCCAACCGGCGAAGCGGAGGCCTGGCGGCGGACGCCCTGTGGTCGGCGCCGCTGCAACTGCTGGCCCAGCGTCCCGGCGGCCCGTCTCCCGAATTCCTTGAATGCTCCGACGATGAGGCGGAGGCCGCCGCCGTCGCCGCGCGTATCAAGATTCTCATTGACCATGGGACCCCGGCCAGCGAAATCGCGGTCCTGTTCCGCACCAACGGCCAGTCCGAAGCCTATGAGCAGGCGCTGTCCCGCGCCGGCGTAGGCTACCAGCTGCGCGGCGGGGAGCGGTTCTTTGCCCGCAAGGAAGTCCGCGACGGCATCCTGCAGCTGCGGGCCGCGTCCCGCGCGGCCGAGGACGAGCCGCTGGGGCAGCTGGTCCGCGACATCCTGGGCAATCTGGGCTGGCAGGCCGAGGCGCCCACCGGCGGCGGTGCCGTGCGCGAGCGGTGGGAATCACTTTCGGCCCTGGTGGCGCTGGCGGATGACCTGGTCGGTTCCCGCAGCACGCCCGAGCACGCCTTTACCCTGGTGGACTTCGTCGCCGAGCTGACCGAGCGCGCCTCCGCCCAGCACGCGCCCACCGTGCAGGGGGTGACGCTGGCTTCGCTGCACTCGGCCAAGGGCCTGGAATGGGATGCCGTGTTCCTGGTGGGCCTGAGTGAGGGCCTGATGCCCATCTCCTTCGCCGACACCCCCGAAACCGTGGATGAGGAACGCCGGCTGCTGTACGTGGGCGTCACCCGCGCGCGGGAATTCCTGAACTTTTCCTGGTCCACCGCCCGCACGCCGGGCGGCCGTGCAAACCGCAGGCCGTCGCGCTTCCTGGACGGGCTGCGTCCCAATTCCACGGGCGGCGGCCCCGCCGGCCAGCGGCAGACCACCGCGCGAAAGCCCCGCAAGACGGCAGCTCCGTCCGTGTGCCGGGCCTGCGGCAAGGTGCTCACCACCGGCGCCGAACGCAAGCTGGGCCGCTGCTCCACCTGTCCGGCCGGGTACGACGAAGCGGTCTTTGAGGAACTGCGGGCCTGGCGGCTGAAGGAGGCGGCCAGCGCTGAAGTGCCGGCGTTCGTGGTGTTCACCGACGCCACGCTCATGGCCATTGCGGAGGCCGCTCCTGAAGACCTGCAGGCGCTGTCCGCGCTCCCGGGGGTAGGGCCGTCGAAGCTGGAACGCTACGGCGAGGCCGTTCTGGCGATCGTCTCCAGCGCATGA
- the nudC gene encoding NAD(+) diphosphatase, translated as MIQALPSPAAVLDRNCEQRSDSGFLDQVQGSPNHRIVLFRGGRALVSGAGLAYLDPAAAAGHLPAGAVTVYLGRVLPGSEPYLPDGTDLVLKVLADDAGDLPWVPEGTSFSGYRDVGDSLRTADAAIFIEAQAVANWHLSHRFCPRCGAATTPEHSGWMRRCSADASEHFPRTDPAAIVAIVGADDRILLASNFAWESNRYSTVAGFIEAGESAEQGAVREIAEEVGVHLHTTHYEGSQAWPFPRSLMLGFVAYTDDAVAVPDGTEVREARWFSRSDLQAAVLNGEAVISRRLSIARALIERWYGGTILEPGDALDHERPARPDSGFGRGPAEAAASGKAPTGGPA; from the coding sequence ATGATCCAAGCCTTGCCGTCCCCCGCCGCCGTGCTCGATAGAAACTGTGAACAGCGCAGCGATTCCGGGTTCCTGGACCAGGTGCAGGGCAGTCCCAACCACCGCATCGTCCTCTTCCGCGGCGGCCGGGCGCTGGTCAGCGGCGCCGGCCTGGCCTACCTTGACCCCGCGGCGGCGGCCGGGCACCTGCCCGCCGGCGCGGTCACCGTCTACCTCGGCCGCGTGCTGCCAGGTTCCGAGCCGTACCTGCCGGACGGCACCGACCTTGTCCTGAAGGTGCTGGCGGACGACGCCGGGGACCTTCCCTGGGTGCCTGAGGGCACCTCGTTTTCCGGGTACCGGGACGTGGGCGACTCGCTTCGGACAGCTGACGCCGCCATTTTCATCGAGGCGCAGGCCGTGGCGAACTGGCACCTGAGCCATCGTTTCTGTCCGCGGTGCGGCGCGGCCACCACCCCGGAGCATTCGGGCTGGATGCGTCGCTGCTCCGCCGACGCATCCGAACACTTCCCGCGCACGGACCCCGCGGCCATCGTCGCGATCGTGGGCGCGGACGACAGAATCCTGCTCGCGAGCAATTTCGCGTGGGAGAGCAACCGTTACTCCACCGTGGCCGGGTTCATTGAGGCCGGTGAAAGCGCCGAACAAGGCGCCGTGCGCGAGATCGCCGAAGAAGTGGGCGTCCACCTGCACACGACCCACTATGAGGGTTCCCAGGCATGGCCGTTCCCGCGCTCGCTCATGCTCGGCTTCGTCGCCTACACGGATGACGCTGTGGCCGTGCCTGACGGCACCGAGGTCCGGGAGGCGCGCTGGTTCAGCCGCAGCGACCTGCAGGCGGCTGTCCTTAACGGCGAGGCCGTCATCTCCCGCCGGCTCTCCATTGCCCGCGCACTCATCGAACGCTGGTACGGCGGCACCATTCTGGAACCCGGCGATGCACTGGACCATGAGCGGCCCGCCCGCCCGGATTCGGGCTTCGGCCGGGGGCCGGCCGAAGCGGCCGCGTCCGGCAAGGCACCCACGGGCGGCCCGGCGTGA
- a CDS encoding macrolide 2'-phosphotransferase, with translation MTAIELAAIASAAVPGLNVTAFGPEPDDAADFSSALLVDSENRRWRVRSPKHVEASARLETERQVLKAFSPAIRAELPFLLPTVAGTVRQGELITFVYSHIVGKPESIEELSSGGAALALEIGAAIAAIHDLPQELVTRADLPSYTANEFRQRKLNELDQAATTGKIPPSLLLRWEHAMEDVALWRFNASVVHGDLHEDNILLDGPRVTAVMGWTDLRVGDPADDFAWLVAINDPAFVDTVMQAYAAARHETPDPHLLRRAALSAEFALAQWLVKGVAADSARMVADAQGMLATLKADIDTHGGQPISTEPAPLVEVPAAEVPAAEVPSGTRDDAATGTIPVVKPAATGNDAGAAPAVEQATTAGAAPDDRTPGAGSGEDLDTTAMKVIPLKTPPGT, from the coding sequence ATGACTGCAATCGAACTGGCCGCCATCGCCAGCGCCGCCGTGCCCGGACTGAACGTGACGGCGTTTGGCCCCGAACCCGACGATGCAGCCGATTTCAGCTCCGCCCTGCTGGTGGATTCCGAGAACCGGCGTTGGCGGGTGCGCTCGCCGAAGCATGTTGAAGCCAGTGCCCGCCTGGAGACCGAACGCCAGGTCCTGAAGGCGTTCTCCCCCGCGATCAGGGCCGAGCTGCCGTTCCTGCTGCCCACGGTGGCCGGGACGGTCCGCCAGGGCGAACTCATCACCTTTGTGTATTCGCACATCGTCGGCAAACCGGAATCCATTGAGGAATTGTCCTCGGGCGGCGCCGCCCTGGCGCTGGAAATCGGTGCCGCGATCGCTGCCATCCATGACCTTCCCCAAGAACTCGTCACCCGTGCCGACCTGCCCAGCTACACCGCCAATGAGTTCAGGCAGCGCAAGCTCAACGAGCTGGACCAGGCCGCCACCACGGGCAAGATCCCCCCGTCGCTGCTGCTGCGCTGGGAACACGCCATGGAGGACGTGGCGCTGTGGCGCTTCAACGCCTCGGTGGTCCACGGTGATTTGCACGAAGACAACATTTTGTTGGACGGCCCCCGTGTCACGGCAGTCATGGGGTGGACCGATCTGCGGGTGGGCGACCCCGCGGACGACTTTGCCTGGCTCGTGGCCATCAACGACCCCGCGTTCGTGGACACCGTCATGCAGGCTTATGCTGCCGCGCGCCACGAGACCCCGGATCCGCACCTGCTGCGCCGTGCCGCGCTGAGCGCCGAATTTGCCTTGGCCCAGTGGCTGGTCAAGGGCGTCGCCGCGGATTCGGCCCGCATGGTGGCCGACGCCCAAGGCATGCTGGCCACGCTGAAAGCCGACATCGACACCCACGGCGGCCAGCCCATCAGCACCGAGCCTGCGCCGCTGGTCGAGGTCCCGGCTGCCGAGGTGCCAGCTGCCGAGGTCCCGTCCGGGACCAGGGATGACGCGGCCACGGGAACCATTCCCGTGGTCAAACCCGCCGCGACCGGGAACGACGCCGGTGCGGCGCCCGCCGTCGAACAGGCGACCACGGCGGGCGCCGCACCGGATGACCGCACTCCTGGAGCCGGCTCAGGTGAGGACCTCGACACGACGGCCATGAAGGTTATTCCGCTGAAGACTCCCCCGGGCACCTGA